In Rhizobium sp. N324, a single genomic region encodes these proteins:
- the ftsW gene encoding putative lipid II flippase FtsW — protein sequence MVSRAERGPLADWFWTIDRFFLAMFIFLMGIGFMLSFAASPAVAERIGLEPFHFVKRHAAFMIPSISVMLGLSFLTPRQVRRTAILLLIVSLAMMVLVLFVGQEVKGGRRWIWIAGLSIQPSEFMKPAFVVVCAWLFAEHARQPEIPGNLFAIILFAIVAALLVAQPDLGQTILTTAVWGGMFFMAGMPWIWIMLLGIGGAGGLLSAYYVFPHVALRIDKFMTGEGDTFQIDTAREAIIRGSWFGQGPGEGIVKRIIPDAHTDFIFSVAAEEFGIVFCMALVALFTVLVLRGLSHAYRERNDFNRFAVAGLVLQMGIQSIINIGVNLELLPAKGMTLPLISYGGSSMVAICVTAGFILALTRHRPEKRAQDRSLFRVPHGMPAE from the coding sequence ATGGTAAGCCGCGCGGAACGTGGGCCTCTGGCCGATTGGTTCTGGACCATCGACCGCTTCTTCCTGGCAATGTTCATCTTCCTGATGGGCATCGGTTTCATGCTATCCTTTGCGGCATCTCCGGCCGTTGCCGAGCGCATCGGGCTCGAGCCTTTCCACTTCGTCAAGCGCCATGCGGCCTTCATGATCCCTTCGATCTCCGTCATGCTCGGGCTGTCGTTCCTGACGCCACGGCAGGTGCGGCGAACGGCGATCCTGCTGCTGATCGTCTCGCTCGCCATGATGGTGCTGGTGCTGTTCGTCGGCCAGGAGGTCAAGGGCGGCAGGCGCTGGATCTGGATCGCCGGCCTTTCGATCCAGCCCTCGGAATTCATGAAGCCCGCCTTCGTCGTGGTTTGCGCCTGGCTGTTTGCCGAACATGCCCGCCAGCCTGAAATTCCCGGCAATCTCTTCGCCATTATCCTGTTTGCCATCGTCGCCGCTCTGCTCGTCGCGCAGCCCGACCTCGGCCAGACCATCCTGACGACTGCCGTCTGGGGCGGGATGTTCTTCATGGCCGGCATGCCATGGATATGGATCATGCTGCTCGGCATCGGCGGCGCCGGCGGCCTGCTCAGCGCCTATTACGTCTTCCCGCACGTGGCCTTGCGCATAGACAAGTTCATGACCGGCGAGGGCGACACCTTCCAGATCGACACCGCGCGTGAGGCGATCATCCGCGGCAGCTGGTTCGGCCAGGGACCGGGCGAGGGCATCGTCAAGCGCATCATCCCGGATGCGCATACCGACTTCATATTCTCGGTCGCGGCCGAGGAGTTCGGCATCGTCTTCTGCATGGCGCTGGTGGCGCTGTTTACCGTGCTGGTGCTGCGCGGCCTCTCGCATGCCTACCGCGAGCGCAACGACTTCAATCGCTTCGCCGTTGCCGGCCTGGTGCTGCAGATGGGCATCCAGTCGATCATCAATATCGGCGTCAATCTCGAGCTGCTGCCGGCAAAGGGCATGACGCTGCCGCTGATTTCCTACGGCGGCTCATCGATGGTGGCGATCTGCGTCACCGCCGGCTTCATTCTGGCGCTGACGCGCCATCGACCGGAAAAACGCGCGCAGGACCGGAGTCTTTTCCGCGTCCCGCACGGCATGCCGGCGGAGTAA
- the murD gene encoding UDP-N-acetylmuramoyl-L-alanine--D-glutamate ligase → MIPVTTLKDRKVALFGLGGSGLATARALVSGGAEVTAWDDNPDSVAKASAEGIRTEDLHTIDWSQQALFVLSPGVPLTHPKPHWTVDLARAAGVDIVGDVELFVRERRAHAPDCPFIAITGTNGKSTTTALIAHILKSAGYDTQLGGNIGTAVLTLDPPKAGRYYVVECSSYQIDLAPTLNPSAGILLNLTPDHLDRHGTMQHYADVKERLVAGSDVAIIGVDDSHSALIADRVERADVKVVRISRRSVVASGIYAEGTRLIQAGGGAMLPFADLDGIQTLRGGHNAQNAAAAVAACLAVGVSADDIRAGLASFPGLKHRMQPVGQRGRVVFVNDSKATNADAAAPALSSYDRIYWIAGGLPKSGGITTLAPYFPRIAKAYLIGEAAAEFAATLGEAVPYEISGTLERAVVHAAADAERDEAAASAVMLSPACASFDQYKNFEVRGEAFVGHVAALDGIAMLIGSATGEK, encoded by the coding sequence ATGATCCCGGTCACGACGCTCAAGGACAGGAAGGTCGCGCTCTTCGGGCTCGGCGGCTCGGGCCTTGCCACCGCCCGGGCGCTGGTTTCAGGCGGCGCCGAGGTGACCGCCTGGGACGACAATCCCGACAGCGTCGCCAAGGCTTCAGCCGAAGGCATCCGGACGGAGGACCTGCACACCATCGACTGGAGCCAGCAGGCGCTGTTCGTGCTATCACCAGGCGTGCCGTTGACCCATCCGAAGCCGCACTGGACCGTCGATCTTGCGCGGGCCGCCGGCGTCGACATTGTCGGCGACGTCGAACTCTTCGTGCGCGAGCGCCGCGCCCATGCGCCGGATTGCCCGTTCATCGCCATCACCGGCACCAACGGCAAGTCGACGACGACGGCGCTGATTGCCCATATCCTGAAATCCGCGGGCTACGATACGCAGCTCGGCGGCAATATCGGCACTGCGGTTCTGACGCTCGATCCGCCGAAGGCCGGGCGCTATTACGTCGTCGAATGCTCCTCCTACCAGATCGACCTGGCGCCGACGCTGAACCCGTCCGCCGGTATTCTGCTCAACCTGACGCCCGATCATCTCGACCGTCACGGCACCATGCAGCATTATGCCGATGTCAAGGAACGACTGGTCGCCGGCAGCGATGTCGCGATCATCGGCGTCGACGACAGCCATTCGGCGCTGATTGCCGACCGCGTCGAGCGGGCGGATGTCAAGGTGGTGCGCATTTCGCGCCGCAGCGTTGTGGCATCGGGCATTTATGCCGAGGGCACCAGGCTCATTCAGGCCGGAGGCGGCGCCATGCTGCCCTTCGCCGATCTCGACGGCATCCAGACGCTGCGCGGCGGCCATAATGCGCAGAACGCCGCCGCAGCCGTTGCCGCCTGCCTTGCCGTCGGCGTTTCCGCCGACGACATTCGCGCCGGTCTTGCCTCGTTCCCCGGCCTCAAGCACCGCATGCAGCCGGTGGGGCAGCGTGGCCGCGTCGTCTTCGTCAATGATTCCAAGGCGACCAATGCCGATGCTGCGGCTCCGGCTCTTTCGAGCTATGATCGCATCTACTGGATTGCCGGCGGGCTGCCGAAATCAGGCGGCATCACGACGCTCGCTCCCTATTTTCCGCGCATCGCCAAGGCCTATCTGATCGGTGAGGCGGCGGCGGAATTCGCAGCGACGCTCGGCGAGGCTGTACCTTACGAGATCTCGGGCACGCTGGAGCGCGCGGTCGTGCATGCGGCGGCCGATGCCGAGCGCGACGAGGCCGCCGCTTCGGCCGTGATGTTATCCCCGGCTTGCGCAAGCTTCGATCAGTATAAGAATTTCGAAGTCAGGGGTGAGGCCTTCGTCGGACACGTGGCGGCGCTTGACGGGATCGCGATGCTGATCGGTTCGGCAACAGGAGAGAAATGA
- the mraY gene encoding phospho-N-acetylmuramoyl-pentapeptide-transferase — MLIWLVELSEYFKFLNLFRYITFRTGAALFTSALIVFLFGPTIINSLRIRQGKGQPIRADGPQTHFKKAGTPTMGGLMILAGIVGASLLWADLSNVYVVATLLVTLGFGAIGFYDDYLKVTKQSHMGFSGKARLGIEFVIAGIAVYFMMRTALASGVAGSTFGSSIAFPFFKDFMINIGIMFVVFGGFVIVGAGNAVNLTDGLDGLAIVPVMIAAASFGVIAYLAGNVVFANYLQINFVPGTGELAVVLGAVIGAGLGFLWFNAPPAAIFMGDTGSLALGGTIGTVAVATKHEIVMAIIGGLFVMETLSVIIQVGFFKMTGRRVFLMAPIHHHFEKKGWTESQVVIRFWIIAVGLAMLGLSTLKLR, encoded by the coding sequence ATGCTGATCTGGCTTGTCGAACTGTCGGAATATTTCAAATTTCTGAACCTGTTCAGATATATTACCTTCCGTACAGGCGCTGCTCTGTTCACCTCGGCCCTGATCGTCTTCCTGTTCGGGCCGACCATCATCAATTCGCTGCGCATCCGGCAGGGCAAAGGCCAGCCGATCCGCGCCGACGGGCCGCAGACGCATTTCAAGAAGGCCGGCACGCCGACCATGGGCGGGCTGATGATCCTGGCCGGCATCGTCGGCGCGTCGCTGCTCTGGGCCGATCTTTCCAACGTCTATGTGGTCGCCACGCTGCTGGTGACGCTCGGCTTCGGCGCGATCGGCTTCTACGACGACTATCTCAAGGTGACGAAGCAGAGCCATATGGGCTTTTCCGGCAAGGCGCGTCTCGGGATCGAGTTCGTCATCGCCGGCATCGCCGTCTATTTCATGATGCGCACTGCCCTCGCCTCGGGCGTTGCCGGTTCGACCTTCGGCTCGTCGATCGCCTTTCCCTTCTTCAAGGACTTCATGATCAATATCGGCATCATGTTCGTCGTCTTCGGCGGCTTCGTCATCGTCGGCGCCGGCAATGCCGTCAACCTGACCGACGGCCTCGACGGGCTTGCCATCGTGCCTGTCATGATTGCGGCGGCCTCCTTCGGCGTCATCGCCTATCTCGCCGGCAATGTGGTGTTTGCGAACTACCTGCAGATCAATTTCGTGCCCGGCACCGGCGAGCTCGCCGTCGTCCTCGGCGCCGTCATCGGCGCCGGTCTCGGCTTTCTCTGGTTCAACGCGCCGCCGGCCGCCATCTTCATGGGCGATACCGGGTCGCTTGCGCTTGGCGGCACGATCGGCACCGTTGCCGTCGCCACCAAGCATGAGATCGTCATGGCGATCATCGGCGGCCTCTTCGTCATGGAGACGCTCTCGGTCATCATCCAGGTCGGCTTCTTCAAGATGACCGGCCGCCGCGTCTTCCTGATGGCGCCGATCCATCATCACTTCGAGAAGAAGGGCTGGACCGAGAGCCAGGTGGTGATCCGTTTCTGGATCATCGCCGTCGGCCTTGCCATGCTCGGCCTTTCGACGCTGAAGCTGCGGTGA
- a CDS encoding UDP-N-acetylmuramoylalanyl-D-glutamyl-2,6-diaminopimelate--D-alanyl-D-alanine ligase produces the protein MSWLWTTEDMIAAMAGRPFGTLPEGITGISIDSRSIAQGEAFFAIKGDRVDGHDYASMAVANGASLLVVSEARLPAMGRLTVPMIVVEDVLAALGRLGLASRERSKARIIAVTGSVGKTTTKEMLRHVLSPSGKVHASVASFNNHWGVPLTLARMPDDTDYGVFEVGMNHPGEIRPLVEMIRPDVAIITTIAPAHLGNFKNIKEIAAAKAEIFEGLEPGGHVVLNRDNDQFNFLDRTAQSLGIEHIHSFGQHAKAEFRLAEFNGADENSTLWLTIGGETLEVAIGAPGRHIAENALAALGVVRIVGADMEKAIAALATLKPEKGRGKRHRLSIGSGSGSFTLIDESYNANPASMRAAIALLAASEPAGRGRRIAVLGDMLEMGEYAQKVHTDLAVPLLAAGIEHVWLAGAEMAALKESLPESVHVEYRENTGELTDYVLNSVAPGDVLMVKSSLGIGFGKIVAALLDKFPPFSDTQREL, from the coding sequence TTGAGCTGGCTCTGGACGACCGAAGACATGATCGCAGCAATGGCGGGGCGCCCCTTCGGCACTCTGCCTGAAGGCATCACCGGCATTTCCATCGACAGCCGCTCGATTGCTCAAGGCGAAGCCTTCTTCGCGATTAAGGGCGACCGTGTCGACGGTCACGACTACGCATCGATGGCGGTGGCGAACGGCGCCTCCCTTCTCGTCGTCAGTGAGGCGAGGCTTCCGGCCATGGGCCGCCTGACGGTGCCGATGATCGTCGTGGAGGATGTGCTCGCGGCACTCGGCCGGCTCGGCCTTGCCTCGCGCGAGCGCTCCAAGGCCCGGATCATCGCGGTGACGGGATCCGTGGGAAAGACGACCACCAAGGAAATGCTGCGGCATGTGCTGTCGCCCTCCGGCAAGGTGCATGCCTCCGTCGCCTCCTTCAACAATCATTGGGGCGTACCGCTGACGCTGGCGCGCATGCCTGACGATACGGATTACGGTGTCTTCGAAGTCGGCATGAATCATCCCGGCGAGATCCGCCCGCTGGTCGAGATGATCCGTCCCGACGTCGCCATCATCACGACGATCGCACCGGCGCATCTCGGCAATTTCAAGAACATCAAGGAGATCGCTGCCGCCAAAGCGGAGATCTTCGAGGGGCTCGAGCCGGGCGGCCATGTGGTGCTTAACCGCGACAACGACCAGTTCAATTTCCTCGACCGCACGGCTCAGTCGCTCGGTATCGAGCATATCCATTCCTTCGGCCAGCATGCCAAGGCCGAATTCCGGCTGGCGGAATTCAATGGCGCGGACGAGAATTCGACGCTTTGGCTGACGATCGGCGGCGAGACGCTGGAGGTCGCGATCGGCGCGCCCGGCCGCCATATCGCCGAAAATGCGCTCGCTGCGCTCGGGGTCGTCAGGATTGTCGGCGCCGACATGGAGAAGGCGATCGCTGCGCTGGCGACGCTGAAGCCGGAAAAGGGCAGGGGCAAGCGCCACCGGCTTTCGATCGGGAGCGGCAGCGGCAGCTTTACGCTGATCGACGAAAGCTACAATGCCAATCCGGCCTCGATGCGGGCGGCGATCGCGCTGCTGGCGGCCTCGGAGCCGGCCGGGCGCGGACGCCGTATCGCCGTGCTCGGCGACATGCTTGAGATGGGCGAGTATGCGCAGAAGGTTCATACCGATCTCGCCGTGCCGCTGCTTGCCGCCGGCATCGAACATGTCTGGCTCGCAGGCGCAGAGATGGCTGCGCTGAAGGAATCATTGCCGGAAAGCGTCCATGTCGAATATCGCGAGAACACCGGCGAATTGACGGATTATGTATTGAACTCGGTCGCTCCGGGCGACGTGTTGATGGTGAAATCGTCTCTGGGCATCGGTTTCGGCAAGATCGTCGCCGCGCTCCTTGACAAGTTCCCGCCATTTTCCGACACGCAACGCGAACTTTGA